From the Gemmatimonadota bacterium genome, one window contains:
- a CDS encoding HigA family addiction module antitoxin, which yields MLQRTIHPGEILQDELEELGVVPSEFARQIDVPPNRISQIISGKRSITADTALRFGHWFGVEPLFWINLQSQFDLAAAHRRVGTAIRALPTAFNRS from the coding sequence ATGCTCCAGCGTACCATTCATCCCGGCGAGATTCTTCAGGACGAGCTCGAAGAATTGGGCGTTGTGCCATCGGAATTCGCACGTCAGATTGACGTTCCGCCAAACAGGATCAGCCAGATTATCTCAGGCAAGCGGTCGATTACGGCGGACACGGCCTTGCGCTTCGGTCACTGGTTCGGCGTGGAACCGCTGTTCTGGATCAACCTGCAGTCACAGTTTGACCTTGCAGCAGCCCATAGGAGAGTCGGTACGGCTATCCGCGCATTGCCCACAGCATTCAATCGATCCTGA
- a CDS encoding type II toxin-antitoxin system RelE/ParE family toxin yields the protein MILGYKDRRTERFASGEFTASFQGFEKQAAKRLSILNAAPSLNTLKALTSNRLETLRGKRRGQYSIRINNQWRICFRWPGDSPGPLEVEIVDYH from the coding sequence ATGATTCTTGGATACAAGGATCGCAGGACCGAGCGATTCGCCAGTGGCGAATTCACCGCTTCGTTTCAAGGATTTGAAAAACAGGCTGCGAAAAGACTTTCGATTCTGAATGCTGCCCCATCGCTTAATACCTTGAAAGCACTGACCAGCAACCGTTTGGAAACTCTCCGAGGAAAGAGAAGAGGGCAGTATTCAATTCGAATAAACAACCAATGGCGAATCTGCTTCAGATGGCCCGGTGACAGTCCGGGACCGTTAGAGGTGGAAATTGTAGACTATCATTAA